GTTGCTCTCGGTTATTTGGCCTTCGGCTCGTACGAGACTATCGCAATCTACACTGGCCTTCCAGCGCTCTTTGACGGGTACTTCCCGCGCGTATCACACCTGCTCGCCGCGGGGACAGCCGCAATGCTGATCTTCGCTCTCGGATTCCGGTTGCTCCCTCGATTCCTCGTTGCGTCACCACCGAAAGCACTCGTCACCGTCATCCTGCCCGCTGGCGCGTTCGGCCCGGCGTTACTCGCGGGGTATCTCGGTGGCGGTCGCTGGTTCCAGCTCGGAGCCGTCACCCAGGCAACCGCAGTAGTTGGCTATGCTCTCACGTACAGTATCCTCTTTGCGCGTTCGGATCGCCGACGCGTTGGTTTCTACGGCGTGCTTGCGGGAGCGGGAAGCGGTGTATTCGGTGTAGCACTCGGATTATCATTCGCATTCGGCCATTCGACGTCGTCGCTGGTGCTCACGCATTTTCGGCTAAACGTACTCGGCTTCCTCGGACTGACCATCATTGGCGTCGCCTACCAATTCTATCCCCCGGCTGTCGGAGCGCTTCGCGGAGCATCTGATCGAACCGCACTCGGTTCCATCGGGAGCCTCACTGGAGGCCTTCTGCTCCAAGTAGTTGGCCTCATCGGGCAGCTGGCGTCCATACTACAAGTCGGTGAGGTACTGACGTTCATTGGCGCGATGATGTACGCGTACGTGATCGTCGCCGTGTTCCACGCGCGCTAATTCAGGAAGGCGAGCGTCCGCCTACTCTTCGACTGGTGCGAAGACGACGACGGCCGTACTATCCTCGATTGCGTGCGGTGAAATTCCATGCTCACCGCTAAATCGGATGAGATCTCCTGGTGCGAGGGAATACGTTTCGTCGTCGAGAGACAGGTCAATCTCGCCGGTGAGAAGGTGGAGTACGATATTGGTGCCGGGATGCTGATGTGCCGGGATTTGCTGATCGGCTTCTAGCTGTAGCCGGACGGTTCGAGGCGAGCCGTGGTCGAACACCTCCGCGTGTGGCGTCTTTTCCAAGTCGTTGAGGTTTGTGATCTCAGGCATGGGTGATTCGAGTTGAACGGGTATGGTTTCTGGCGTCACTCACAGTTGATCGTTCACCATATGCCTGCCTTCGCCTTTCTCCGAATATGTTCGGCAGATACGTTGTCACTGTCCCTCGGATGGTGGTTCTCGTGGCTCAGGTGCACGGTTCTGTTCAACCGGTCCAGACGTAGACATGAGGATGCCTCGAAGCCCGTACGGGCTGTGATCGCGGATTACGAGCAGCATGTTGACGACGAAGAGGCCGAAGCCAGCCGTCGCCGAGAATCCGCCAATAACCAGCACGATGGCCGGGAGTGTAAACCAGTCAGCGATGACAATTAGCCCCGTCCCGATGACAATCGCACCGAAGTCAATTGATGCGATGCGTGCGTTGTAGAGATCGTCGATCATCGGCACTGGTTCGTAACCGAGTAGGTCGCTGTAGCGGTGGACCCAGATGATGAACGGGACGATGTGGTAGAGCGTTCCCAGTACGACGAAGCCGATGATACCGAGTACGAGCAGGTGAACGGCTCCAGGCGCGCCGAATAGTGTTGCTCGGGTAAGCGGGTCAGTGAGCCACGCCGACGCCGTGAGCAGTGCCCAGATCGCCATCACTGGAGCGACGACCGCGTACCGCGATAACATCGGCGTCCAGTCGACCTGCGTCTCATAGAGGCGGCGAGCCAGAATCACACTGAATGCGAATAGACTGATGACCACGAGAAGTCCCCCGACGCGAGCGAGCATTTCCATGGAGAAGAAACGTCCGAGTGCCAAGGCGATGACGCCGATCGGGTATCCGACTTCCTCAATCCGCTGGAAATACTCGTCGATACCGTGCAGTTTGGTCTGCGTGAACATCGTTCCGAGCTGGTAGAGCGCCCCGAGCACGGTAGTCAGAACAGCCCCGAATACGGCGAGTGTCGCGTGAGTCATGACAACGGTTGACCGAGAAATGTCGAGCTGACTGAAAACGGGGTACGTGAAATCGATTGCGAGGAGGTAGCCGAGCACAGTGAGCACTGCGAAGTAGCCGAGTGCAAGTGCGAAGTGACGTTCGGTGACGTCGAGCGAGTCGATCGTGAGGAGCGTCCGACCGATGTTATAGACGAA
The Halomarina pelagica DNA segment above includes these coding regions:
- a CDS encoding cupin domain-containing protein; translation: MPEITNLNDLEKTPHAEVFDHGSPRTVRLQLEADQQIPAHQHPGTNIVLHLLTGEIDLSLDDETYSLAPGDLIRFSGEHGISPHAIEDSTAVVVFAPVEE